TATTCTCAAAGTAAGTGCGAGCCATGCCTTGGTTGAAAATGTCAATGGAAATAGTATAGAGTTGGTTTGATCCATCAGTGAGATTACCCTTTTAGGAGCAGAAATGAATAAATTCATTGTCACTTGTGGGACATCTCAAATCGATCCTTCAATATTTAAAATCCTTGATAAAAATTTAGCTAAAGAATATGACGGTTGGGGTTTTGAAGCATTCTTTAGGAATCATCCGTTAGAAGTCCCACCAAATTTCCTCCAATGGGTAGATGGTTCTCTTCTCAAGAAGTATCAGATTGTAATAAAAGGTGACCTGGATTCTCTGGATGAAAAAATTGGTAAGGGAAACAATCCCCTTGGGGCAGAGCTAAGCACGCTGCACCTCTTAAAGAATCGAGAGACAGGTGTCCGATGGAACCCTAAGGAAGACAGGATCATTCTCATCTCATCAGAGACTGGAAAAGGACAGTCGGTAGCAAGTCTGATTAAACGCCTCCTCCAGGGTGTATATGGTTTGGAAGAAGGCCAGATTGATATCAAGGTTGTAAAAGATTTACGGGAGAAACCCGCAAATAGTGATTCGACCTTGATGAATTTTGCAAATAATATCTTACAATCCATTGACATCGATAACGAAGAGGAATTTAAAAAATATTCCCATTATGTACTCGCTATTAGCGGTGGATTCAAATCAACCATTCCATGTATGACCCTCGCATCTTTCTTTTTTGGCATTGAAATGGTTTATGTTTATGAAGATTCGGACGGTTTACAATCTTTACAACCAAAATATGACCTTTCGACAAAAACGAAGAAAGAATTCTGGGGTCAGTTCTGGAAAGAACTTGCAGCCCAAGGTGTTCAGAATAAACCGAACTGCATGACCGTTCTACTCCATAAAAGGTATGAGAAGAGAAACCGCAGGTACTTCTAATGTTAAAAATATTCCCTTTTTCTTCCTTGTCCGGTAAACCTTCTGGTGATCTCTGGTCCATTTTGCTGGAAGTCAGCAACCAGCCGGAGCCAGAACCCGGCAATGCTGATACGATTTCCTGCAATGTAATTAATGTCAATTTAAATGATGCTTATCACAAATTTAGCCTGACAATAGAAAACCAATTAAGGGAAATTTTCAATCCGGACGGAAACAATCCTGTTTTTTCAAATTTCTCAGATCAAAATATCATAAAGGATAATGGGTATATTCTAGAATCATCCAAACAGGGGGTAAGTTCAACCAGGCATGAAGACATCACATCCAATATTCAATTAGCAGCGATTTATAAAGCGTTATTCCAGTTCCTGGTGCAGGATAACCGGGCGAAGAAACTTGACGCAGAACTGCTGATGGTTATCTCCCTCTGGCAATGGTTTTCTTTTCTAAAAATTATCACCGATTCTAAATTCAATGAAATGATAAAAACGAGAAAACCAACCAATCTGAATTTCTTAGCAAATATTAAAGGTTTTTTTTGCAAACAACCTGAGATGGATCTCTCAAGTATCCCACTATTAGATGAGCTGGCATATGCCTATAAGACCATGAATAATATTATCCAAGATCCTGATTACTTTGATATAATCCCCAGAATCAATGAATTTGGGTCAGGCATTTCTCTACCCTCTGGCCTCGATGAATTCATGGCTTATTCTTTAGTGCTGACACCCCTGCCGGTACACCCCAAAATGGAGATCGAATTCCGAAAACCTCTACCTGCTCCAGGCCTAACAAAAAGAGATAGCTTTGATTGGAAATCGGTGATTCTTCATCCGGTCTTCAAAAATCACCGACCAGCAAGCGTTGCTGTCATTCGCCTTGTCACGCATTATGCCCTACCAAGCTATGATTTTGATGCAAGCTTAAACCTTGCTCACCTTATGAAAACAAATGACCCACTATGGATCAAAAAGCCAACCTGGCTCTTTATTTTGGTGCTTGCAGCTCTTTCATTGATTCCTGGTTTGATTCTAAATATTACTTCACCTCTTGATGTCATCTTCTTTTCAGTCAACACAATGCCGACCTCGATCGCATACCTATTATTCTTTATTGGATTGGCGGCAGCGATCTTCTATATACTAAAAACCTTTTCCTTTGAATTGATCATCCATTTACTTCTGCCACGAGTATGGGCCGGGATATTAGTCGGTTATTCCGCCCTTATATTTGAATCCAGTTCAGTTGAAATCACCTGCGCATTATGGAATAGCAAATTTCTTGGAGTACGATTTCTTTGGATTCCTATCTTACTAGCTTTCACTTTAGCTGTCAGCTGGATTTATCTTTATCATGACATCCTCCCTTGGGCAATTGACCCCAAAGAAACCAGGACTCGGACAGCCCAAACCCTGGGATTGACATTCCTATTATCCATTTTTATTGGATTGATTGTCATCCCTCTCTCCACTTTGGCTTACACAACGTCAGATTATTGCTGTCAAATATTGATAAATAATATTCCTGGGGCAATTTCAGTTCCCCAATTGATTGTCTTCATCCCCCTTGCTTATATCACGGGCCTGATCAGCCAGTTCATCTTCGAGGAGAAACCGCTAACGACCTCTGTTTGGGCACCTATTCGAGAATAATTTCTACTCTTGATATTATGCTCATCATCCACTTTTCTGAAAATGTGAAAGAAACTTCATTATGTTGCTAATATCATTTCTTGGAGAACAACCTCTTCCCACCTTGCTGCCACTCTGGAATGATCCCAGGTTCACGGCTACCTGTGTGGTGCCAACTGAGAAGACGGAAGACCTGGGTAAGATCGTGACCACATTCATCCAAAGCGACCCCGATCTATCCTGTGTTCAGGTGCTGCCTTACTTCAAAGTATCTGCGTATGATCTAGATAAGGCCAAGCAGACCCTTGTGAAACAGATTGGGCTGCTCCAAAATTCCTGCGACGAGCCTGTTTGCATCAACCTGACTGGCGGCACAAAGATCATGACCATGGCGGGGATGATGGCTGCTTATGAAATGGGTTACCAAATGCTCTATGTGGCGACAGAGAATAATGAGATCCTCCATCTCACGCCCGGTGTCCCCGATCCCGAAGTTGTTCCTTTAGATGTCAAAATAACCATTGATCAATATTTCTCTGCCTACGGAATCGAATCCAGCCTTGACCAAAGCTTTACCAATCCTGATGAGCACACCTACCATCCTCCCAAAATTGGAGATGAATTAGAAGAAGTTGTTTACCGACATGCCGTTGATTCAGGATATTTTAACGACGTGAAGAAAGGCCTCTTTATTAGAAAAGCGATGGGCTTTGAACAGCCATTGCTTCATGAGTTGGATGTGGTTGTCATCAAGAATGGCCGGCTGGCTGTATGTTCCTGCAAATCCGGAAAATATAACCCAAAATTCCTGGCTGAGCTGGAAGCACTCACCGCCAGAGAGAAATTCGGGATCTACTGTGGTAAGGTTTTTGCCAGCGGGGAAGATTCCTTGACTGATTATCGAAAAAAAGAATTCAGACAAAATAAGGTAAAGTTGATCTATGGCGACCGGCTCCCTTATGTTGCGGATTACCTTCTGCTTTCTATGGAGCGCTAGATGTTCCTGATCAACTTTGGTTACCCTCTTGCGGATCTTCAAAAAGCAAGGATTGAAGAACTGCTCTCCCATAATATCGGAGGGTATTTCCATATACCGGTTCAATTCGATAACGACATTTCCTTTGAAGAACAGGTTGAGAAATTACTTGCCAATAGTGATTTACCTTATCAGGAGTTCATGACCCACCCGCTGGCGATTATCCTTCCTTCCCATGCCTACATCGCCGCGCTGATCCTGATAGAAATCCAGGCCAGGATCGGACGCTTTCCAGCCATCATCCGTTTCAAACCAAAGCCGGAGAGCTTGCCATTGGAATACGAAGTGGCGGAGGTTGTGGACCTGCAGCATCTACGGGACACCTTAAGGAAAAAGCGATCAAATCAGTAGGAGCTATTTGATTTAATCTATACTTCACAAGAAATCCCCCAGCTGGGGGATTTCTTGTTTCTTATGCTTTGATTAATCACGGCCAATAGGAGATGCCAACCCTTTTAATCCCTCGCTCAGCACCCTCGCAGGGGGCCGAAGGGGTTTAGTTAAATTTCTACAAATCCAAACTTCGTTCCTGCCAAAGGGCGTTAAAAGACGTTTCAATCCCTCGCGCAGCACCCTCGCAGGGGGCCGAAGGGGATTAGTTAAATTTCCACGCATTTCCGTTAGGAAGATGCAATGGTTTGTTAGTGTTTCAATCCCTCGCGCAGCACCCTCAAAGGGGGCCGAAAGGGGATTAGTTAAATTTCCATGTGTTGTTCGATGCTGACACTCAGCGGGCAGGTGATGGGTTTCAATCCCCCAAGGGGGATTAGGTATCCTCTGAAAATTATACCAAACTTAATTAATTGTTATTGTGCACACAACTCGTCAATCGGCTGTCCATACATACCCATCTCATACGATATTAGTGGCCTCCCGCACTTTCAATCCCTTGCGCAGCACCCTCGCAGGGGGCCGAAGGGGATTAGTTAATTTTCCACTGTGGCATCCTCAGTGCTGGCAATGATTTCACTGATCTCCGTTTCAATCCCCCGAAGGGGTTAAGTATATTTTACACCAACTTCCGAGCCACTATTGGTCACTAAACGGTCGGGTTTCAATCCCTCGCGCAGCACCCTCGCAGAGGGGGCCGAAGGGGGTTAGTAAAATCTCCACAAGACGTGGCCTGTTGTCCTGTGTCAGCTTGCAGCGTTTCAATCCCCCGAAGGGGATTAGTCAAATTTCCCTAATATGTCTTCGGACACCTTGAAGCACCTGATAAATTATTTCAATCCCCCGAAGGGGTTATTTTATTCTACACCAATTTCCTGGCCATCGTTGGTCAATTAACTGCCAAGGTTCGGTCCCTCGCGCAACACCCTTGCAGGGGGCCGAAGGGGATTAGTTTTTTTCCACATACCCCACTCCTAATATGAGACTAAGCACCTACTTTGTTTGTTTCATTCCCCTAAGGGGATTAGTTAAATTTTCACACTACCAGATAGGGTTACCTCTTTTTTTATGAAATTATTTCATTCTCACGCGCAGTACCCTCGCAGGGGCCGAAGACATTTGGTTTAATTTCCACAGTGGGGCAACCCTTTGAAAGAATTTATTGATGGAGCATTTCAATCCCCCGAAGGAGTTTAGTTAAATTTCTACTCTGGTTACATGACAGATTGGTATCTTGAAAATTGGTTTCAATCCCCCGAAGGGGTTTAGTTAAATTTCTACATCCGGAGGTTGACTTTGAGGAATGGATTGATCGCAATGTTTCAATCCCCCGAAGGGGTTTAGTTAAATTT
This Chloroflexota bacterium DNA region includes the following protein-coding sequences:
- a CDS encoding DUF1887 family protein yields the protein MLLISFLGEQPLPTLLPLWNDPRFTATCVVPTEKTEDLGKIVTTFIQSDPDLSCVQVLPYFKVSAYDLDKAKQTLVKQIGLLQNSCDEPVCINLTGGTKIMTMAGMMAAYEMGYQMLYVATENNEILHLTPGVPDPEVVPLDVKITIDQYFSAYGIESSLDQSFTNPDEHTYHPPKIGDELEEVVYRHAVDSGYFNDVKKGLFIRKAMGFEQPLLHELDVVVIKNGRLAVCSCKSGKYNPKFLAELEALTAREKFGIYCGKVFASGEDSLTDYRKKEFRQNKVKLIYGDRLPYVADYLLLSMER